A portion of the Candidatus Nitrosotenuis aquarius genome contains these proteins:
- a CDS encoding DUF5655 domain-containing protein, which translates to MEEELEKLAIEHTAELFGKNTHFFNVKRKIVSKSGIGSTPDGYLVDLTNDKFFIIEVELSSHDIVRHVMNQLSRFKMAMDNSEARYELAKFLAGTTDTVKNKNKVSDMDYLARIIGKGVGIFIIIDSISEQLNEVVEYLAKDGTDVRAIPFETYTNNRNQSLHKFTTFTRETLQKEAKKWTFKWTTIPVDEHLDKINNDMKNVFSTLSKQICSLPNVKEKSRKNWITFQTSPLKNFCTVKFLPDCLEVHIKSNDSFMDEKGITRKIKRTPAWTFDRVFTISSQKNIEDAMHLIRQAYQCTCVERT; encoded by the coding sequence TTGGAAGAAGAATTAGAAAAGCTGGCAATAGAACACACTGCAGAATTATTTGGAAAGAACACGCATTTTTTCAATGTCAAGAGAAAAATAGTGAGCAAGAGCGGGATAGGTAGCACGCCAGACGGTTATTTGGTGGATCTAACCAATGACAAATTCTTCATCATTGAAGTAGAGCTGAGCTCTCATGATATCGTCCGTCATGTGATGAATCAACTCTCAAGATTCAAAATGGCCATGGACAACTCTGAGGCAAGATACGAACTGGCAAAATTCCTAGCCGGCACAACTGATACAGTGAAAAATAAGAACAAGGTTTCCGATATGGATTACTTGGCTAGGATTATTGGGAAGGGAGTGGGAATCTTCATAATTATTGATAGTATCTCAGAGCAGCTCAATGAAGTGGTTGAGTATCTGGCAAAGGATGGAACGGATGTAAGGGCAATACCTTTCGAGACATACACGAACAACCGGAACCAATCCCTCCATAAATTCACCACATTCACCAGAGAGACTCTGCAGAAAGAAGCCAAGAAGTGGACCTTCAAGTGGACAACAATTCCTGTGGACGAACATCTCGACAAAATCAACAATGACATGAAGAATGTCTTCTCCACGTTAAGCAAACAGATTTGCTCTCTGCCGAACGTCAAGGAAAAATCAAGAAAGAATTGGATCACTTTCCAGACTTCGCCACTCAAGAACTTTTGCACAGTAAAATTTCTCCCGGACTGTCTGGAAGTACACATAAAATCCAATGATTCCTTCATGGATGAAAAGGGTATTACTAGGAAAATCAAAAGAACTCCGGCTTGGACTTTTGACAGAGTGTTTACTATTAGTTCACAGAAAAATATTGAAGATGCGATGCATCTGATCCGACAAGCGTACCAGTGTACATGTGTCGAGCGCACTTGA
- a CDS encoding heavy metal translocating P-type ATPase, whose translation MSQTYEYDEKKSNKFVDIIQSKRIDVSRIAVTGIIAILYWQQLVPVYVLWAAIAIGLYPLAKKAAIEGIRERKIGTELFITIATLTAVFGGETVAGAVLMVIILIAEFIAELNTDRARASIKNLIGSVPTTAIVKDGGTERTVAIADLKVGDIVLVREGEKISIDGTVIHGNGAVNEAPITGESIPKDKACGDHVFAGTIVEAGAFDIRVEQVGKDTTFARIISLVEEAESHQAPVQKLVDKVAKWLIPAVFAFLIIVYLATQNVLLIVTLLIFTSPAELGLATPLVMIAAIARAARSGVLVKGGIYLESLAKIDTIVFDKTGTLTSNKSRVVDIEVFDSSFSKDELLAFAATADRRSAHPLAKAIVDHASGKKLAISEPTEFEQVRGRGVKATVEKKEILVGNSALLQENGVEVPVIGSGSSTPVHVSINGKFAGVIMVGDTIRPGAKTALAELRNTGVKRIIMLTGDNESTAKAVTDELGIDEYRANLLPQDKVAVIREMQQRGTKVVMVGDGINDAPALAAADVSIAMGGGGTQAAMEAADIVLMTDDLAKIAIARTISRRAYRTIQENLIAGVGVVHILGITAALLGWIGPIQAAILHLGPDVLVFLNSVKLLKVKLVKELQVKD comes from the coding sequence ATGTCACAAACATATGAATACGACGAGAAAAAATCAAACAAATTTGTAGACATAATACAGAGCAAGCGCATAGATGTCTCCCGTATTGCGGTGACTGGAATTATTGCGATTTTGTACTGGCAGCAACTAGTTCCTGTATATGTGCTATGGGCAGCAATTGCCATCGGACTGTACCCGTTAGCGAAAAAAGCCGCCATCGAAGGTATACGCGAACGAAAAATTGGAACCGAGTTGTTCATAACGATTGCTACCTTGACGGCTGTTTTTGGTGGGGAGACGGTAGCTGGCGCAGTATTGATGGTGATTATTCTAATTGCAGAATTTATCGCCGAGCTTAATACTGATCGGGCAAGGGCATCAATAAAGAATCTAATTGGTTCTGTCCCAACCACAGCAATAGTCAAAGACGGTGGGACGGAGCGAACAGTTGCCATTGCAGATCTAAAAGTGGGCGACATTGTGCTCGTGCGGGAAGGAGAAAAAATTTCTATAGATGGCACAGTCATACATGGAAATGGCGCGGTGAATGAAGCGCCAATTACAGGAGAGAGCATTCCAAAAGATAAAGCATGCGGTGATCACGTTTTTGCAGGAACTATTGTAGAGGCAGGCGCTTTTGACATTCGAGTTGAGCAGGTTGGAAAAGATACTACATTTGCTCGCATCATATCGCTTGTTGAAGAGGCTGAATCACACCAGGCTCCAGTCCAAAAACTAGTTGATAAGGTAGCTAAATGGCTGATCCCGGCAGTTTTTGCCTTTCTCATTATAGTTTATCTGGCAACACAGAATGTACTACTGATCGTTACACTTCTAATTTTTACATCGCCTGCGGAATTGGGTCTTGCAACACCATTGGTTATGATTGCAGCCATTGCGCGTGCCGCACGTAGTGGTGTACTTGTGAAAGGCGGTATCTACTTGGAATCGCTTGCGAAAATAGACACCATTGTTTTTGATAAGACAGGTACACTGACATCTAACAAATCACGCGTAGTCGATATCGAAGTATTTGACTCGTCTTTTTCAAAAGATGAATTGTTAGCGTTTGCCGCAACGGCGGATCGAAGATCTGCACATCCCCTGGCAAAAGCCATAGTGGATCATGCAAGCGGTAAAAAACTCGCCATTTCAGAGCCAACCGAATTTGAACAAGTGCGTGGAAGGGGTGTCAAGGCAACTGTGGAGAAAAAAGAGATACTGGTAGGAAACTCTGCATTACTCCAAGAAAACGGGGTTGAGGTACCTGTTATTGGATCTGGCTCATCCACCCCCGTGCATGTGTCGATAAACGGAAAGTTCGCAGGTGTGATCATGGTTGGAGATACGATTAGGCCAGGTGCCAAGACCGCGCTTGCAGAGCTACGAAACACCGGAGTAAAGCGCATTATCATGTTGACTGGAGATAATGAATCTACAGCTAAGGCAGTGACAGACGAACTTGGCATTGATGAATATCGTGCAAACCTCCTCCCGCAAGACAAAGTGGCCGTCATAAGGGAGATGCAGCAGAGAGGGACAAAAGTGGTAATGGTTGGAGACGGTATCAATGATGCTCCGGCCTTGGCAGCTGCAGATGTAAGCATTGCTATGGGTGGAGGAGGTACACAAGCCGCGATGGAGGCTGCAGATATTGTTTTGATGACCGACGATCTTGCAAAGATCGCAATAGCGCGTACAATATCGCGTCGTGCATATAGAACCATACAAGAAAACCTAATAGCTGGTGTTGGTGTAGTTCACATTCTAGGTATTACTGCAGCTCTGCTGGGGTGGATAGGTCCAATTCAAGCAGCAATACTTCACTTAGGGCCAGATGTACTCGTCTTCCTAAACTCTGTCAAATTATTAAAAGTAAAACTGGTAAAAGAATTACAAGTCAAAGATTGA
- a CDS encoding heavy metal translocating P-type ATPase — MTELGCVCCTNETEDENASKNSKYLISMGLALTVAIVVLETFFDSPEIDFILLGLATPIQVILGKPFYVRFYYTIKHRSGFTVDILVVISTTVAYVYSILSTLVGTHTTFFEASTSVLTIFFIGEYIEARIRKSTSGSIRSLLELRPKTATILKNNTEETIQADQIQVDDIIVVKPGEKIATDGVVVYGESSVDESMITGESLSVDKGIGDKVIGGTINKNGYIQFKATSVGSHTVLASIIGMVEQARASKSHIQRVADKAVRHFVPILFAIAIASSLFWLFSLQSIPFALTVFATVLVVACPCALGIATPMVVSLGVDKAARHGVLIKGGEYLEKLAAVDTIIFDKTGTLTQGNLQITDVIPSNGYDTTSVLQVAASAELKSEHPISKAIVTKASYLDIKPLEITSFEALSGHGISVVCEQKQIFVGRPKTKIETIPQDQLMTISDLESEGKTVVIVCSDNKLIGLIALADTPRENAKHIVDDLKKMGKDIIMISGDNQQTANAVAKQIGIKHILAQVLPEQKALQVKRLQEEGKRVAMVGDGINDAPALTQADVGIAIGSGTDVAITSGHVIIMKSDLHDVVYAIKLAKYSFAKIKQNLAISFTYNAITIPIAAGILYGVTNSLILSPALAALGWIVSDSSVFGNSLLVRRFTLSY; from the coding sequence ATGACAGAACTAGGATGTGTTTGCTGCACCAATGAAACAGAAGATGAGAATGCTTCTAAGAATTCAAAGTATCTTATTTCCATGGGGCTTGCCCTCACCGTAGCAATAGTAGTTCTTGAGACATTTTTTGATTCACCAGAAATTGATTTCATTCTTTTGGGATTGGCAACTCCAATTCAGGTGATTTTAGGCAAACCGTTCTATGTGAGGTTTTACTACACCATAAAGCACAGATCTGGATTTACAGTTGACATCCTCGTTGTCATAAGCACAACGGTAGCCTACGTTTACAGCATACTGTCAACTCTGGTTGGAACGCACACAACTTTCTTTGAGGCATCTACATCTGTTCTCACTATTTTTTTCATTGGTGAATACATCGAAGCAAGAATAAGAAAGTCAACATCAGGCTCCATCAGGAGTCTTTTAGAGCTAAGGCCAAAAACTGCAACGATATTAAAGAACAACACTGAGGAAACAATTCAAGCCGACCAGATTCAAGTTGACGACATAATTGTTGTAAAACCGGGCGAAAAAATTGCAACAGACGGGGTAGTTGTGTATGGTGAATCGTCGGTTGACGAATCGATGATCACCGGAGAATCGCTTTCTGTTGATAAGGGGATAGGCGACAAGGTAATTGGCGGAACCATCAACAAAAATGGCTACATACAATTCAAGGCAACAAGCGTTGGAAGCCACACAGTTCTTGCTAGCATAATAGGAATGGTAGAACAAGCAAGAGCATCAAAATCTCACATACAGAGAGTCGCGGATAAGGCCGTAAGACATTTCGTTCCGATTCTTTTTGCCATCGCAATAGCGTCGTCTCTTTTCTGGTTGTTCAGCCTCCAATCCATACCGTTTGCTTTGACCGTCTTTGCTACGGTTCTGGTAGTGGCATGTCCCTGCGCTTTGGGAATAGCAACGCCGATGGTGGTGTCCCTTGGTGTCGATAAAGCTGCAAGGCATGGTGTTTTGATAAAGGGTGGTGAATATCTTGAGAAGCTGGCAGCAGTCGATACCATAATCTTTGACAAGACTGGCACCCTAACTCAGGGAAATCTACAGATCACAGATGTAATTCCAAGCAATGGATATGACACGACCTCGGTTTTACAGGTAGCCGCCTCAGCCGAACTAAAATCAGAACATCCTATTTCAAAGGCAATAGTTACAAAGGCATCATATCTAGATATCAAACCACTTGAGATTACCAGCTTTGAGGCATTGTCAGGACACGGTATATCTGTAGTGTGTGAACAAAAACAGATCTTCGTAGGAAGACCAAAAACAAAAATCGAAACAATTCCACAAGATCAACTTATGACAATATCCGATCTTGAATCGGAAGGAAAAACAGTTGTCATCGTGTGTAGTGACAATAAACTAATCGGTCTTATTGCATTAGCAGATACTCCAAGAGAAAATGCAAAGCACATTGTAGATGATTTAAAAAAGATGGGAAAAGACATCATAATGATTAGCGGAGACAATCAGCAAACTGCAAACGCGGTTGCAAAACAGATAGGAATCAAGCACATCTTGGCTCAAGTGCTACCAGAACAAAAAGCGTTACAAGTCAAAAGACTGCAAGAGGAGGGAAAGAGAGTTGCGATGGTCGGTGACGGCATAAACGATGCACCTGCTCTGACCCAGGCGGATGTCGGGATTGCAATAGGTTCTGGAACAGACGTGGCCATTACTTCTGGGCACGTCATAATAATGAAGAGTGATCTCCACGACGTAGTCTACGCAATAAAATTGGCAAAATACTCCTTTGCAAAGATAAAGCAAAACTTGGCAATTTCATTTACCTACAATGCCATAACAATCCCAATCGCTGCTGGCATATTGTACGGAGTAACAAACTCCTTGATTCTTTCACCTGCACTCGCAGCACTGGGCTGGATAGTAAGTGATTCATCAGTATTTGGGAATTCCTTGCTTGTCAGAAGGTTCACATTATCGTATTAA
- a CDS encoding ArsR/SmtB family transcription factor — MQLEKLKLKAKLFRGFGDSTRLAILEHLRKGEKTTSQIVEVTGQSQSNVSNHLACLLDCGLVKNRREGKSIFYSISDRKVSKVLEESDNILSDVANRLYSCVHYNEKS, encoded by the coding sequence ATGCAATTAGAGAAACTCAAACTTAAGGCAAAACTTTTCAGGGGATTTGGAGATTCCACAAGACTGGCAATTCTGGAACATTTACGAAAGGGTGAAAAGACAACATCACAAATAGTTGAGGTCACCGGCCAGAGCCAATCAAACGTGTCTAACCATCTTGCCTGTCTTCTGGACTGCGGACTGGTGAAAAATAGGCGAGAGGGAAAAAGCATCTTTTACAGTATAAGCGATAGAAAGGTCTCAAAGGTTCTTGAAGAAAGTGATAACATCCTGTCAGATGTTGCCAATAGGTTATACTCATGTGTCCACTATAACGAAAAATCATAG
- a CDS encoding metal-sensitive transcriptional regulator, whose protein sequence is MTHHKLPEVEKRLARIEGHVKGIRKMIDDGKSYPEIVQQITAVRAALDGAIGVIIEDLVEGINQAPHGKRRQATTELKDAVSKIL, encoded by the coding sequence ATGACTCATCATAAACTGCCTGAGGTAGAGAAAAGACTGGCCAGAATAGAAGGACATGTCAAGGGGATAAGAAAAATGATAGATGATGGGAAAAGCTATCCTGAAATCGTACAACAGATAACAGCAGTTCGTGCAGCACTCGATGGTGCAATTGGTGTCATAATAGAGGATTTGGTCGAAGGCATTAATCAAGCCCCGCACGGAAAACGAAGACAAGCTACTACAGAACTAAAAGACGCAGTTTCAAAGATACTTTGA